In a single window of the Drosophila albomicans strain 15112-1751.03 chromosome 3, ASM965048v2, whole genome shotgun sequence genome:
- the LOC117566403 gene encoding protein preli-like yields MVVTASTCRTETVFDYSWKHVVSAYWNRYPNPSSTHVLTEDTIKREVRDGKLYSRRLLSKTNPVPKWGARFYNNVPVKIVEDSVLDPVKKTFTTFTRNLGMKKIMKVDEIVVYSEQKDGRTLAVRRAYISSQVFGFSRAIRAFGIERFKANGNKASSGFNYVLRRMFPQHQMAATSTPTTTSQQSTQPAVTTSASTQYGDMAVAVNHSSTNSNSSCSKTEALKRTAKIGYEFCKCHASKITQLFSVRN; encoded by the exons ATGGTTGTGACCGCATCAACATGCCGCACGGAGACGGTTTTCGACTACAGTTGGAAGCATGTGGTTAGCGCCTACTGGAATCGATATCCAAATCCGTCCAG CACTCATGTTTTAACCGAAGACACAATTAAGCGGGAGGTGCGGGATGGAAAGTTATACTCACGTCGCTTGCTTTCGAAGACAAATCCTGTGCCCAAGTGGGGGGCGCGGTTCTACAACAATGTGCCGGTCAAGATTGTTGAGGACTCTGTGCTGGATCCagtgaaaaaaacatttacGACATTTACCCGTAATTTgggaatgaaaaaaataatg AAAGTTGACGAAATTGTGGTGTACAGCGAGCAGAAGGACGGACGCACTTTGGCTGTACGACGAGCGTACATCAGTTCTCAAGTTTTTGGCTTCTCTCGTGCGATTCGCGCCTTTGGCATTGAACGCTTCAAGGCAAACGGCAACAAAGCGTCCAGTGGCTTCAACTACGTGTTGCGTCGCATGTTCCCACAGCATCAGATGGCGGCAACGTCAACGCCAACGACAACATCCCAACAGAGCACACAACCAGCCGtaacaacatcagcatcgaCTCAATATGGTGACATGGCTGTGGCAGTTAATCATAGCAGCActaatagcaacagcagctgtagCAAAACGGAGGCACTGAAAAGAACAGCGAAAATCGGTTACGAGTTTTGCAAGTGTCATGCTAGTAAAATTACACAACTGTTCTCCGTGAGAAATTAA
- the LOC117566405 gene encoding invertebrate-type lysozyme 3, protein MASNKLSCTLAFGAILCLGFAVLIQAQNKPVTDVCLGCICEAISGCNQTHYCGGGVCGLFRITWAYWADGGKLTLGNDSPQSEEAFANCVNDPICAANTIQNYMTKFGQDCNGDGGVDCYDYASIHKLGGYGCKGELSYQYKNTLDQCLATFSGLDVRGSF, encoded by the exons ATGGCATCCAACAAATTGAGCTGCACTTTGGCGTTTGGTGCCATTCTCTGTCTGGGATTTGCGGTGCTGATACAAGCTCAAA ATAAGCCTGTGACTGATGTATGCCTTGGGTGCATCTGCGAGGCCATCAGCGGCTGCAATCAGACACATTATTGCGGCGGCGGCGTCTGTGGACTGTTTCGCATCACCTGGGCCTACTGGGCGGATGGCGGCAAGTTGACCCTGGGCAACGATAGTCCACAATCTGAGGAgg CCTTTGCCAACTGTGTGAACGATCCAATCTGTGCTGCGAACACGATTCAGAATTACATGACCAAGTTCGGTCAGGATTGCAATGGAGATGGCGGCGTCGATTGCTATGATTATGCTTCTATTCACAAGCTGGGTGGTTACGGGTGCAAGGGCGAATTGAGCTATCAGTATAAGAATACTCTCGATCAGTGCCTAGCAACCTTCTCGGGTCTGGATGTTCGCGGTTCATTCTAA
- the LOC117568728 gene encoding invertebrate-type lysozyme 3-like, with protein sequence MKMPGLFFVWFLCICVCLPSAVLGNGNGYVLDKPVTELCLNCLCEALSECNATAICINPKIGTCGIFRITNDYWVDAGKLTINGEHPDTEHAFINCANDPHCAADTIQNYMHQFNQDCNGDGEMDCHDYARIHMLGGFSCEGELPYFYQSKFEECIVNYQEQGFE encoded by the exons atgaaaatgcctGGGCTATTTTTCGTTTGGTTTCtttgcatttgtgtttgtttaccAAGTGCAGTGCTTGGTAATGGAAATG GCTATGTGCTAGATAAACCTGTCACGGAACTCTGTCTTAACTGCCTCTGTGAAGCGCTCTCTGAATGCAATGCTACTGCCATTTGTATCAATCCAAAGATTGGCACCTGTGGGATCTTTCGCATTACCAACGACTATTGGGTGGATGCCGGAAAATTAACAATCAATGGGGAACATCCCGACACGGAACATGCTTTCATCAACTGTGCAAATGATCCGCATTGTGCAGCCGACACAATCCAGAATTACATGCATCAATTCAATCAGGATtgcaatggcgatggcgaaATGGATTGTCATGATTATGCGAGAATTCACATGTTGGGCGGCTTTAGTTGTGAGGGGGAGTTGCCGTACTTTTACCAGAGCAAGTTTGAGGAGTGCATTGTGAATTATCAGGAACAGGGATTCGAGTGA
- the LOC117568936 gene encoding methylglutaconyl-CoA hydratase, mitochondrial: protein MALLLQRAAKLISRNVLPLTTTSKCRYSVEADPILGDGTEVLVERLEGPQKGITVLGLNRPAAKNSFSRGLVNTFSDILQDIKRDNGSRVVVLRSLTPGIFCAGADLKERKGMTTEETSEFVTQLRGLLISLEQLPMPVIAALDGAALGGGLEMALACDIRTAANNAKMGLVETRLAIIPGAGGTQRLPRILSPALAKELIFTARVFDGAEAKELGLVNHVVQQNEAKDAAYQRALKLAEEILPNGPVGVRMAKLAVDKGMQVDLNTGYSIEEVCYAQVIPTKDRLEGLAAFAEKRKPVYKGE, encoded by the exons atggcTCTGTTATTACAACGTGCTGCGAAACTTATCAGTCGTAATGTGCTGCCACTTACAACAACCAGTAAATGTCGCTACTCCGTTGAAGCCGACCCTATCTTAGGCGACGGCACTGAAGTTCTTGTCGAACGTCTGGAGGGCCCGCAAAAAGGCATAACTGTGTTAGGTCTCAACAGGCCGGCTGCAAAGAATTCATTCAGTCGTGGGCTCGTGAACACCTTCAGTGATATCCTGCAAGATATTAAGCGTGACAATGGGTCGCGTGTGGTTGTGTTGCGCAGTCTCACACCAGGGATATTTTGTGCTGGCGCAGATTTAAAAGAACGTAAAG gCATGACAACTGAAGAGACAAGCGAATTCGTGACACAACTGCGAGGTTTGCTTATCAGCCTTGAACAACTACCAATGCCTGTGATTGCAGCTCTCGATGGAGCTGCTTTGGGAGGTGGTCTTGAAATGGCCCTTGCTTGTGATATTCGCACAGCTGCCAACAATGCGAAAATGGGTCTGGTGGAAACGCGCCTCGCCATCATACCAGGAGCAGGTGGCACTCAGCGATTGCCACGTATTCTCTCCCCAGCACTTGCAAAGGAATTGATTTTTACAGCACGTGTGTTTGATGGTGCCGAAGCCAAAGAACTGGGTCTAGTCAATCATGTGGTGCAACAAAACGAAGCCAAAGATGCCGCCTATCAGCGGGCCTTAAAACTTGCCGAGGAGATCCTGCCGAATGGTCCAGTGGGTGTCCGCATGGCCAAGTTGGCGGTAGATAAAGGCATGCAAGTGGATCTCAATACTGGCTATTCTATCGAGGAAGTCTGCTATGCCCAGGTTATACCCACTAAAGATCGTCTGGAGGGTCTCGCTGCTTTCGCTGAGAAGCGTAAGCCTGTCTATAAGGGCGAATAA
- the LOC117566404 gene encoding probable elongation factor 1-beta produces the protein MAFGDVKTPQGLKELNNFLADNSYISGYSPSKADLSVFEALAKAPAGEYAHIARWYRHIASFEAGERSAWGGSALPQLAGGKTTVAAAPAKPAADDDDDVDLFGSDDEEDEEAERLKAERVAAYAAKKSKKPALIAKSSVLLDVKPWDDETDMKEMENNVRTIEMDGLLWGASKLVPVGYGINKLQIMCVIEDDKVSIDLLQEKIEEFEDFVQSVDIAAFNKI, from the exons ATGGCTTTCGGTGATGTCAAGACTCCACAAGGACTCAAGGAGCTGAACAACTTCTTGGCCGACAACAGCTACATCAGCGG CTACTCGCCCTCCAAAGCCGATTTGTCCGTGTTCGAAGCGTTGGCCAAGGCACCAGCTGGTGAATACGCACATATTGCACGCTGGTACCGTCACATCGCCTCCTTCGAAGCCGGCGAGCGTTCTGCCTGGGGCGGTTCTGCTCTGCCCCAATTGGCTGGTGGCAAGACCACAGtggctgctgctccagctaAGCCAGCtgctgacgatgacgatgatgtcGATCTATTTGGCTCCGATGATGAGGAGGATGAGGAAGCCGAGCGTCTAAAGGCGGAACGTGTTGCTGCCTACGCTGCCAAGAAGTCAAAGAAACCCGCCCTGATTGCCAAGTCGTCTGTACTGTTGGACGTGAAGCCATGGGATGATGAGACCGACATGAAGGAGATGGAGAACAATGTGCGCACCATCGAGATGGACGGTCTGCTCTGGGGTGCATCCAAATTGGTGCCCGTCGGCTACGGCATCAACAAGCTGCAGATTATGTGTGTCATTGAAGACGACAAGGTCTCCATCGATTTGCTGCAGGAGAAGATCGAGGAGTTCGAGGACTTTGTTCAGTCCGTCGATATTGCTGCCTTTAACAAGATCTAA
- the LOC117566402 gene encoding chromatin-remodeling complex ATPase chain Iswi, with the protein MSKAETATVEATEENSNETTSEAATSSSGEKEAEFDNKIEADRSKRFDFLLKQTEIFTHFMTNSTKSPTKPKGRPKKIKDKDKDKDVADHRHRKTEQEEDEELLAEDSTTKEIIRFDASPAYIKSGEMRDYQIRGLNWMISLYENGINGILADEMGLGKTLQTISLLGYLKHFKNQAGPHIVIVPKSTLQNWVNEFKKWCPSLHAVCLIGDADARTTFIRDVLLPGEWDVCVTSYEMCIREKSVFKKFNWRYMIIDEAHRIKNEKSKLSEILREFKTANRLLITGTPLQNNLHELWALLNFLLPDVFNSAEDFDEWFNTNTCLGDDALVTRLHAVLKPFLLRRLKAEVEKRLKPKKELKIFVGLSRMQRDWYTKVLLKDIDIVNGAGKVEKMRLQNILMQLRKCTNHPYLFDGAEPGPPYTTDTHLVFNSGKMAILDKLLPKLQEQGSRVLIFSQMTRMLDILEDYCHWRNFNYCRLDGQTPHEDRNRQIQEYNMENSTKFIFMLSTRAGGLGINLATADVVIIYDSDWNPQMDLQAMDRAHRIGQKKQVRVFRLITESTVEEKIVERAEVKLRLDKMVIQGGRLVDNRAQLNKDEMLNIIRFGANQVFSSKETDITDEDIDVILERGEAKTAEQKAHLDSMGESSLRTFTMDTNGEAGTSSVYQFEGEDWREKQKLNALGNWIEPPKRERKANYAVDAYFREALRVSEPKAPKAPRPPKQPIVQDFQFFPPRLFELLDQEIYYFRKTVGYKVPKNTELGSEASKVQREEQRKIDEAEPLSDDEIAEKETLLSQGFTAWTKRDFNQFIKANEKYGRDDIENIAKDVEGKTPEEVIEYNAVFWERCTELQDIERIMGQIERGEGKIQRRLSIKKALDQKMSRYRAPFHQLRLQYGNNKGKNYTEIEDRFLVCMLHKLGFDKENVYEELRAAIRASPQFRFDWFIKSRTALELQRRCNTLITLIERENLELEEKERAEKKKKTPKTSGSSSSTSTPAPPPQPKANQKRKSEVVATSSNAKKKKK; encoded by the exons ATGTCGAAAGCTGAAACAGCTACAGTGGAAGCCACCGAGGAAAACTCG AATGAGACTACCTCGGAGGCGGCAACCAGCTCCTCTGGAGAAAAGGAGGCCGAGTTTGATAACAAAATTGAAGCCGATCGCAGCAAACGCTTTGATTTTCTGCTAAAGCAAACAGAAATTTTTACGCATTTCATGACAAACAGCACAAAGAGTCCCACGAAGCCAAAGGGACGCCCCAAGAAGATCAAGGACAAAGACAAGGATAAGGATGTTGCTGA TCATCGTCATCGAAAAACTGAGCAGGAGGAGGACGAAGAGCTACTCGCCGAAGACTCCACGACGAAAGAGATCATTCGCTTTGATGCATCGCCAGCATATATTAAGAGCGGCGAAATGCGAGACTATCAGATTCGCGGCCTCAACTGGATGATCTCGCTTTATGAAAACGGAATCAACGGAATTCTGGCTGATGAAATGGGTCTGGGTAAAACGCTGCAGACCATCTCATTGCTGGGCTACCTCAAGCACTtcaa AAATCAGGCTGGTCCGCACATTGTTATTGTGCCCAAGTCAACGCTGCAGAATTGGGTTAACGAGTTCAAGAAGTGGTGTCCCTCGCTGCACGCAGTTTGTCTCATTGGTGACGCTGATGCACGTACCACTTTTATACGCGATGTGCTGCTGCCCGGCGAGTGGGATGTGTGCGTCACTTCATACGAGATGTGCATTCGCGAAAAGTCCGTGTTTAAGAAGTTTAACTGGCGCTACATGATCATCGATGAGGCGCATCGCATCAAGAACGAAAAATCCAAACTCTCGGAGATATTGCGTGAATTCAAAACGGCAAATCGTCTGCTTATCACCGGAACGCCGctgcaaaataatttgcatgAATTGTGGGCACTGCTTAACTTTTTGCTGCCCGATGTATTCAACTCTGCAGAGGACTTCGATGAATGGTTCAACACAAACACTTGCCTGGGGGATGATGCGCTTGTGACTCGTCTGCATGCTGTGCTTAAACCTTTTCTGCTGCGTCGTTTAAAGGCCGAGGTGGAGAAGCGTCTTAAGCCCAAAAAGGAACTGAAAATCTTTGTAGGCTTGTCCAGAATGCAGCGCGATTGGTACACCAAGGTGTTGCTTAAGGATATTGACATCGTCAACGGAGCTGGCAAAGTGGAAAAGATGCGATTGCAGAACATTTTGATGCAGCTACGCAAGTGTACCAATCATCCATATCTGTTCGATGGCGCCGAGCCGGGTCCACCATACACAACTGATACGCATTTGGTGTTCAATTCTGGCAAGATGGCCATTCTGGACAAATTGTTGCCGAAGCTGCAGGAACAGGGATCGCGTGTGCTAATTTTCTCGCAGATGACACGCATGTTGGACATATTGGAGGATTATTGTCATTGgcgtaattttaattattgccgCTTAGATGGTCAGACGCCGCACGAGGATCGTAATCGTCAGATCCAAGAGTATAACATGGAGAACAGCacgaaatttatattcatGTTATCAACACGTGCTGGCGGTCTTGGCATCAATTTGGCGACCGCCGATGTGGTCATCATTTATGACTCTGACTGGAATCCACAAATGGATCTGCAGGCTATGGATCGTGCCCATCGTATTGGCCAAAAGAAGCAAGTGCGAGTGTTCCGTTTGATCACAGAAAGCACCGTCGAGGAGAAGATCGTGGAGCGTGCCGAAGTGAAGTTGCGACTGGATAAAATGGTCATTCAAGGCGGTCGTCTTGTTGACAATCGTGCCCAGCTCAACAAGGACGAAATGCTTAACATTATTCGCTTCGGCGCCAATCAAGTCTTCAGCTCCAAGGAGACAGACATCACTGACGAAGACATCGATGTTATTCTCGAACGAGGCGAAGCGAAGACAGCTGAGCAAAAGGCACATCTGGACAGCATGGGCGAAAGTTCGTTGCGCACCTTCACCATGGACACCAACGGCGAGGCTGGCACATCTTCTGTCTACCAGTTCGAAGGCGAGGATTGGcgtgaaaagcaaaaactaaaTGCTCTGGGCAACTGGATTGAACCACCCAAGCGTGAACGCAAAGCTAATTATGCTGTAGATGCTTATTTCCGAGAGGCGCTACGCGTGTCTGAGCCAAAGGCTCCGAAAGCTCCGCGTCCACCGAAACAGCCAATTGTTCAAGACTTTCAATTCTTTCCGCCTCGCCTCTTTGAGCTGCTAGATCAAGAGATTTATTACTTCCGCAAAACGGTCGGCTACAAGGTGCCCAAAAACACGGAGCTTGGCTCCGAGGCCAGCAAAGTACAGCGCGAGGAACAACGCAAAATTGACGAAGCCGAGCCGCTGTCTGACGACGAGATTGCCGAAAAAGAGACACTACTGTCACAAGGCTTCACCGCTTGGACTAAGCGAGATTTTAATCAGTTTATCAAGGCCAACGAGAAATATGGACGCGACGATATTGAGAATATTGCAAAGGATGTCGAGGGGAAGACACCCGAAGAGGTCATCGAATATAATGCGGTGTTCTGGGAACGCTGTACCGAACTGCAGGATATCGAACGCATCATGGGACAGATTGAACGTGGAGAGGGCAAAATTCAGCGAAGACTTTCAATCAAAAAGGCTCTCGATCAAAAG atGTCACGCTATCGAGCGCCATTCCATCAGCTGCGCCTGCAGTATGGCAATAATAAGGGCAAAAATTATACAGAAATCGAGGATCGCTTCTTGGTCTGCATGCTGCATAAGCTGGGCTTTGACAAGGAGAATGTATACGAGGAGCTACGCGCCGCCATACG tGCATCGCCACAGTTCCGTTTTGATTGGTTCATAAAATCGCGGACGGCGTTGGAGCTGCAGCGTCGTTGTAATACGCTGATCACTCTCATTGAACGCGAGAATCTCGAGCTGGAGGAGAAGGAGCGAGCcgagaagaaaaagaaaacgccCAAGACGTCTGGCAGTAGTAGCAGTACCAGCACTCCGGCCCCACCCCCGCAACCTAAAGCGAATCAGAAACGCAAGAGCGAAGTGGTTGCCACCAGCTCAAATgctaaaaagaagaagaagtaa
- the LOC117568935 gene encoding proton-coupled amino acid transporter-like protein CG1139 yields the protein MTDNKAYTPDSEPASTQSQPPAYTSSVGSLNDFNSKANLTEKDQLENADYNPFDNRDPNGSSSGGALAHLLKSSLGTGILAMPMAFHNAGLVFGSVMTLIVGFLCTHCVHILVRTSHNICKDAKVPSLGFAETAEKVFEYGPKGIRRYSNFAKQFVDISLMATYYAAACVYMVFIATSFHDVINYDVGLKWDVRIYIAMTVIPCLFIGQIRSLKWLVPFSFMANVFIVVTFAITLYYMFDEPLVYSDKPLIAPAAHIPLFFATVIFAMEGIGAVMPVENSMKKPQQFLGCPGVLNTAMITVVLLYAVIGFFGYVRFGDEVRGSITLNLPEGDWLADCAKLLMAVAILFTYGLQFYVPNEVLWRKIQHKFKPENHNITQILLRTGIILVSGGVAAGIPNLEPFISLVGAVFFSLLGIFVPSFVETVYLWPDRLGWGKWKLIKNILLGIFAILALIAGAAASIDEMINPKTED from the exons ATGACCGATAACAAGGCGTATACGCCGGACTCGGAACCGGCATCAACGCAATCCCAGCCACCAGCTTACACCAGTTCTGTCGGATCCTTGAATGACTTCAATTCCAA GGCCAATTTAACGGAAAAGGATCAACTGGAGAATGCGGACTACAACCCCTTTGACAATCGTGATCCTAATGGCTCCAGCTCTGGCGGCGCTTTGGCGCATTTGCTTAAGAGTTCTCTGGGCACTGGAATTCTGGCCATGCCTATGGCCTTCCATAATGCTGGTCTGGTCTTTGGCTCTGTAATGACCCTGATCGTGGGCTTTCTTTGCACCCACTGTGTTCACATTTTG gtGAGAACATCCCACAACATTTGCAAAGATGCCAAAGTACCTTCATTGGGTTTTGCCGAAACTGCTGAAAAGGTCTTCGAGTATGGACCTAAAGGAATCCGCCGCTATTCAAATTTTGCCAA GCAATTTGTGGATATTAGCTTGATGGCAACCTACTATGCTGCCGCCTGTGTGTACATGGTCTTCATAGCAACCTCATTCCACGATGTCATCAACTATGACGTCGGACTCAAATGGGATGTGCGCATCTACATCGCAATGACTGTGATACCCTGCCTGTTCATCGGTCAGATCAGAAGCCTCAAGTGGCTGGTTCCCTTCTCGTTCATGGCCAACGTGTTTATTGTGGTCACCTTTGCCATCACACTGTACTACATGTTCGATGAGCCTCTGGTCTACTCTGATAAGCCACTGATCGCGCCAGCTGCGCACATTCCGCTCTTCTTCGCCACGGTGATCTTTGCTATGGAGGGTATTGGTGCAGTTATGCCTGTCGAGAACTCAATGAAGAAGCCCCAGCAGTTCCTTGGTTGCCCCGGTGTGCTCAATACTGCCATGATCACTGTCGTCCTTTTGTACGCTGTCATTGGATTCTTTGGATAT GTGAGATTCGGCGATGAGGTGCGAGGCAGCATTACACTCAATCTTCCCGAAGGAGACTGGCTCGCAGATTGTGCCAAGCTGTTGATGGCGGTTGCCATTCTCTTCACCTACGGTCTGCAGTTCTACGT ACCTAATGAGGTTCTGTGGCGCAAGATTCAACACAAATTCAAGCCTGAGAATCACAACATCACCCAAATTCTGTTGCGTACCGGCATTATCCTTGTCAGTGGTGGCGTCGCAGCTGGCATTCCCAATCTGGAACCATTCATTAGTTTGGTCGGCGCCGTCTTCTTCTCGCTGCTCGGCATTTTTGTGCCCAGCTTTGTGGAGACCGTTTATCTGTGGCCTGATCGTCTTGGCTGGGGCAAATGGAAGCTGATCAAGAACATTCTGCTTGGCATCTTCGCCATTCTGGCGCTCATCGCTGGCGCTGCTGCCAGTATTGATGAAATGATTAATCCAAAGACAGAGGATTAA